One Alicyclobacillus vulcanalis genomic region harbors:
- a CDS encoding SGNH/GDSL hydrolase family protein: MIEPGSKLVMVGDSITDCGRAQPVGESPRGGLGNGYVALVDAHLQALHPASRIRVINVGTSGNTVADVARRWDDEVMALQPDYVSLMIGINDVWRQFDMPLVTERHVGIDLYTSTLQRLVKATKPRVREMVLLSPFYLEPNRYDPMRKMVNAYIAAMRDVAAGEGVLFVDVQAEFDKLLRDVNTWVLAPDRVHPYLNGHLVIARAFLAAIGAL, translated from the coding sequence GTGATTGAGCCAGGTTCGAAGCTCGTGATGGTGGGAGATTCCATTACCGACTGCGGGCGCGCGCAACCGGTGGGCGAGTCGCCGCGCGGGGGGCTGGGGAACGGGTACGTGGCTCTCGTCGACGCGCATCTGCAAGCGCTTCACCCCGCGTCGCGCATTCGCGTGATCAACGTGGGCACGAGCGGCAACACCGTCGCGGATGTGGCGAGGCGCTGGGATGATGAGGTCATGGCGCTTCAACCGGACTATGTGAGCCTCATGATCGGGATCAACGATGTGTGGCGCCAGTTTGACATGCCGCTCGTCACGGAGCGCCACGTCGGGATCGATCTGTATACAAGTACACTGCAGCGGCTGGTGAAGGCGACGAAGCCGCGCGTGCGAGAGATGGTGCTGCTCAGCCCGTTTTACTTGGAGCCAAACCGCTACGATCCGATGCGCAAGATGGTGAACGCGTACATCGCCGCCATGCGGGATGTCGCGGCGGGCGAAGGCGTGTTGTTCGTGGATGTGCAGGCCGAATTCGACAAGTTGCTCCGCGATGTCAACACGTGGGTGCTTGCTCCTGATCGCGTCCATCCCTACCTGAACGGCCATCTTGTCATTGCGCGGGCATTTTTGGCGGCCATCGGCGCGCTGTAG
- a CDS encoding aldo/keto reductase, translated as MQYTTLGRSGLKVSRLCLGTMNFGPETEEKEAFRIMDAALDAGINFFDTANVYGGQGHRGWTEEIIGRWFAQGGGRRERVVLATKVYNPMEDPLDGPNDGRGLSAYKIRRHLEGSLKRLQTDHIELYQMHHVDLCVSWDELWEAFEVARYQGKIDYVGASNFAGWHLAVAQAAAKARNFFGLVSEQHKYHLLCREPELEVLPCAQAHGIGVIPWSPLAGGLLGRNALTGSGQRSARAKAEVERLRPKLEQFKKLCDEIGEPQDVVALAWLLHNPAVTAPIIGPRTLEQLEANLRALEVKLDDEALKRLDEIFPGPGGPAPEAYAW; from the coding sequence GTGCAGTACACAACGCTCGGACGATCCGGCCTCAAGGTGAGCCGGCTCTGCCTCGGGACGATGAACTTCGGGCCTGAGACGGAGGAAAAAGAGGCTTTCCGGATCATGGATGCGGCGCTCGACGCGGGCATCAACTTCTTTGACACGGCCAATGTGTACGGCGGCCAGGGCCACCGCGGCTGGACGGAGGAAATCATCGGCCGCTGGTTTGCTCAGGGAGGTGGCCGGCGCGAGCGCGTCGTGTTGGCGACGAAAGTGTACAACCCGATGGAAGACCCGCTCGACGGCCCCAACGATGGCCGTGGCCTCTCCGCCTACAAGATCCGGCGTCACTTGGAAGGCTCCCTCAAGCGCCTCCAGACGGATCACATCGAGCTTTACCAAATGCACCACGTCGATCTCTGCGTCTCATGGGACGAGCTGTGGGAAGCGTTCGAGGTCGCCCGGTATCAAGGGAAAATTGATTACGTGGGTGCATCGAACTTTGCGGGCTGGCATCTCGCCGTGGCGCAGGCGGCGGCCAAGGCGCGCAACTTCTTCGGATTGGTGTCGGAACAGCACAAATACCATCTTCTGTGCCGTGAACCGGAACTCGAGGTGCTTCCCTGTGCACAGGCCCACGGGATCGGCGTGATCCCCTGGAGCCCGCTCGCCGGAGGACTCCTCGGCCGCAACGCATTGACGGGCTCCGGTCAGCGGTCGGCTCGCGCCAAGGCAGAGGTCGAACGGCTGCGGCCAAAACTGGAGCAGTTCAAGAAACTGTGCGATGAAATTGGCGAGCCGCAGGATGTCGTGGCCCTCGCATGGCTCTTGCACAATCCGGCGGTCACGGCGCCGATCATCGGCCCGCGGACGCTCGAGCAGCTCGAGGCCAACCTGCGCGCACTGGAAGTCAAGCTGGACGACGAGGCGCTGAAGCGCTTGGACGAAATCTTCCCCGGCCCCGGCGGTCCTGCGCCCGAGGCGTACGCGTGGTAA
- a CDS encoding LacI family DNA-binding transcriptional regulator — translation MTTIYDIARRAGVSATTVSKVLNGYPDVSQKTREKVQRITRELGYQPNAAARGLVTRRSMSIGVFFQDDARMGFRHPFLHDIVASFQDVVGESGYDLLFFSRTTPQNAPQSFEARARHRGVDGLFLLGIPRTSPGLSALTRSRIPIVSVDLDLFGPRASWLSSDNVGGARLAVEHLARMGHTKIGFVGDRYGTKPGQDRALGYHMAMQELGLTFRSEWVAEGDFMEDSGEEAMQRILEAREWPTAVFFASDMMAIGAMKALRQRGLVPGRDMSLVGFDDVEIARLVTPALTTIRQNTRAMGEEAARELLDLMQNPNRPPRVITISVELVVRDSVARLPGGASGRS, via the coding sequence ATGACCACCATTTACGATATTGCGCGCAGGGCTGGCGTCTCTGCGACGACCGTGTCCAAAGTGTTGAACGGTTATCCCGATGTGAGTCAAAAGACGCGCGAGAAGGTCCAGCGCATCACGCGGGAGTTGGGCTACCAACCCAACGCCGCCGCCCGAGGCCTCGTCACGCGCCGGTCCATGTCCATTGGCGTCTTTTTTCAGGATGATGCCCGCATGGGCTTCCGGCATCCGTTTCTCCACGACATTGTCGCCAGTTTTCAGGATGTCGTCGGTGAAAGCGGCTATGATCTGCTCTTTTTCTCTCGAACCACGCCGCAGAATGCGCCCCAGAGCTTTGAGGCGCGCGCCCGGCATCGCGGCGTGGATGGCCTCTTCTTGCTGGGGATTCCCCGCACGTCACCCGGGCTCAGCGCGCTCACGCGCAGCCGAATTCCCATCGTCTCTGTCGATCTCGACCTGTTTGGTCCGCGCGCGAGTTGGCTGTCGTCGGACAACGTCGGCGGCGCCCGGCTGGCGGTCGAGCACCTCGCGCGGATGGGCCACACCAAAATAGGATTCGTCGGTGATCGGTATGGCACCAAGCCCGGCCAAGACCGCGCGCTCGGCTATCACATGGCCATGCAGGAACTCGGGCTGACGTTCCGGAGCGAGTGGGTGGCGGAGGGCGACTTTATGGAGGACTCAGGTGAAGAGGCCATGCAGCGGATCCTCGAGGCGCGCGAATGGCCCACCGCCGTCTTCTTCGCATCGGACATGATGGCCATCGGCGCCATGAAGGCGCTGCGCCAGAGGGGCCTTGTGCCGGGGCGAGACATGTCGCTCGTGGGCTTTGACGACGTCGAAATTGCTCGCCTCGTGACGCCTGCGCTGACGACCATTCGGCAAAACACGCGGGCCATGGGCGAGGAAGCGGCCCGCGAGCTGCTTGATCTCATGCAAAATCCCAATCGTCCGCCCCGAGTCATCACCATTTCGGTGGAACTGGTGGTTCGCGACAGCGTCGCTCGCCTCCCAGGCGGAGCTTCAGGCCGCTCGTGA
- a CDS encoding ferric reductase-like transmembrane domain-containing protein has protein sequence MQLMAKPQRWPFVYTWIVILGIILASYGITVWTNPAPASANLTHWYMARSAGMTAYLLLWLTAFLGVTTTSGAWDKLKLRKLVTQLHQFSAMLVLPFVFFHLWGLYEDKTVPFTIPALLVPFADRYRPAAVALGVLSLYAWVLLVVTSYFRERLSAVAWRRIHMLAFPMFAAVTLHGLLAGSDSHTAWARLVYAVATCVLLAASVARWRKARQKAARPSRAA, from the coding sequence ATGCAATTGATGGCAAAGCCCCAGCGCTGGCCGTTTGTGTACACGTGGATCGTCATCCTGGGGATCATTTTGGCGTCGTACGGGATCACCGTCTGGACAAACCCCGCACCCGCGAGCGCCAACCTGACGCACTGGTACATGGCGCGATCCGCCGGGATGACCGCGTATTTGCTCCTGTGGCTGACCGCGTTTCTCGGCGTCACGACGACAAGCGGCGCGTGGGATAAGCTGAAGCTGCGAAAACTCGTCACGCAGCTGCACCAGTTTTCCGCCATGCTGGTGCTGCCGTTTGTGTTTTTTCACCTGTGGGGGCTGTATGAGGATAAGACCGTGCCCTTCACCATTCCGGCACTTCTCGTCCCGTTTGCCGACAGGTACCGGCCGGCCGCCGTGGCGCTTGGCGTTTTGAGCTTGTACGCCTGGGTGCTGCTCGTGGTCACCTCGTACTTTCGCGAGCGCCTGAGCGCCGTGGCGTGGCGGCGGATTCACATGCTGGCGTTCCCGATGTTCGCCGCCGTGACCTTGCACGGCCTGTTGGCCGGATCGGACAGCCACACGGCGTGGGCACGGTTGGTGTACGCCGTGGCGACCTGCGTCCTGCTCGCCGCGTCGGTCGCGCGGTGGCGAAAGGCGAGGCAGAAGGCCGCGCGGCCCTCACGAGCGGCCTGA
- a CDS encoding FAD:protein FMN transferase gives MQSTAFRAMGTDVELYVNDWLTGPELTLLACDLEAAIRRYERIFSRFDPASDLSRLNRAQGAWVTVPDELNHVLKLAAQWFQQTRGYFDPFIGEEMRRIGYSVTFEDLEVSVEPILTSGRIPPIHPPIEFGPDNTVRLLSGYEVDLGGIAKGHIVARCAASLREQGLKRFALSAGGDVQVTSHDEPWSIRVANPYGGDEPIGAFTLTDGGVATSGTYRRAWQTPSGRKLHHLIDPFTGLPAETDAISVSVCADALTTAEVLAKVALLLGADAGSRYLASARDRGLCSAYLIATTKGDVIACN, from the coding sequence ATGCAGTCCACCGCGTTTCGCGCCATGGGCACGGACGTCGAACTGTACGTCAACGATTGGCTTACCGGCCCTGAACTGACACTTTTGGCGTGCGATCTCGAGGCCGCCATCCGGCGGTACGAGCGCATCTTCTCCCGGTTCGATCCGGCAAGCGATCTGTCGCGCCTGAACCGGGCGCAAGGTGCCTGGGTGACCGTCCCAGATGAACTCAACCACGTGCTCAAGCTCGCGGCGCAATGGTTCCAACAGACGCGCGGCTACTTCGACCCGTTTATCGGAGAGGAGATGCGCCGCATTGGCTACAGCGTCACCTTTGAGGACTTGGAGGTCTCCGTCGAGCCCATTCTCACATCCGGGCGCATTCCACCCATTCACCCACCCATCGAGTTCGGTCCAGACAACACCGTGCGACTTCTCTCAGGGTACGAGGTCGATCTCGGCGGGATCGCCAAGGGCCACATCGTCGCCCGGTGCGCAGCGTCTCTGCGCGAGCAAGGCCTCAAGCGCTTCGCACTCTCCGCTGGCGGCGACGTACAGGTCACGAGCCACGACGAGCCATGGTCGATCCGCGTGGCCAACCCGTACGGCGGAGACGAGCCCATCGGCGCATTCACACTGACGGACGGCGGGGTCGCCACGAGCGGCACCTACCGGCGCGCCTGGCAGACGCCATCCGGCCGGAAATTGCACCACTTGATCGATCCGTTTACGGGACTCCCGGCGGAAACGGACGCGATCTCCGTGTCGGTCTGCGCCGATGCGCTCACAACGGCGGAGGTCCTCGCGAAGGTGGCGCTCTTGCTCGGCGCCGACGCGGGAAGCCGCTACCTCGCGTCCGCGCGCGATCGCGGCCTTTGCTCCGCTTATCTCATCGCCACCACGAAAGGAGACGTGATCGCATGCAATTGA
- a CDS encoding DUF1450 domain-containing protein: MDGLVVIEVCANNRLAKGWLDEVEMRVPGTAVMETDCVNTCGLCQVRAFAYVNGKLVYDAEPEVCVRKIEDEARALLRWLNTAEDEAGAP; encoded by the coding sequence ATGGACGGGCTCGTCGTGATCGAGGTTTGTGCCAACAATCGGTTGGCAAAGGGCTGGCTCGACGAGGTGGAGATGCGGGTGCCGGGCACAGCCGTGATGGAGACGGACTGCGTCAACACGTGTGGGCTCTGTCAGGTGCGCGCGTTTGCTTATGTGAACGGGAAGCTCGTTTATGATGCGGAGCCAGAGGTGTGTGTGCGGAAAATCGAGGACGAGGCCCGCGCGCTGCTGCGCTGGCTCAACACGGCCGAAGACGAAGCAGGCGCGCCATGA
- a CDS encoding pseudouridine synthase, which produces MATIRVDKWLTTAGYGTRSEAKKLCRAGRVRLNGEAVKDAARHADPDVDVLEVDGEPVSYEPLVYFMMYKPPGYVSSTEDPRDPVVVSLLDDEDSWRDVFPVGRLDKDAEGLLLLTNDGALAHRLLAPKRHVPKRYLVRVRGALGEADVEAIAKGVVLDDGYQAMPAELEILRSGAESEAIIQVYEGKYHQVKRMFASLGKRVTFLKRLSMGPLSLDPSLRPGEYRRLTQDEIEALMAYDGR; this is translated from the coding sequence ATGGCGACGATCCGAGTCGACAAATGGTTGACAACCGCCGGATACGGCACGCGCAGCGAGGCGAAAAAACTGTGCCGCGCGGGGCGCGTGCGCTTGAACGGCGAGGCGGTGAAGGACGCGGCCAGGCACGCGGATCCGGACGTGGACGTGCTGGAGGTAGACGGTGAACCTGTCTCCTACGAGCCCCTCGTCTATTTCATGATGTACAAGCCTCCTGGGTACGTGTCGAGCACCGAGGACCCGCGCGATCCCGTCGTGGTCTCGCTGCTTGACGACGAGGACAGCTGGCGGGACGTGTTTCCGGTGGGCCGCCTCGACAAGGACGCGGAAGGCCTTTTGCTGTTGACGAACGATGGCGCCTTGGCTCATCGCCTGCTCGCGCCCAAGCGCCATGTGCCGAAACGCTATCTGGTGCGGGTGCGCGGCGCGCTGGGCGAGGCGGATGTGGAGGCCATCGCCAAGGGGGTCGTGCTTGACGACGGGTATCAGGCGATGCCTGCCGAGCTCGAAATCTTGCGCTCGGGCGCCGAATCCGAGGCCATCATTCAGGTGTACGAAGGCAAGTACCATCAGGTGAAGCGGATGTTCGCATCGCTCGGCAAGCGCGTCACGTTTCTGAAACGCCTGAGCATGGGCCCGTTGTCGCTCGATCCGTCCTTACGACCAGGCGAATACCGGCGTTTGACTCAAGACGAGATCGAGGCACTCATGGCCTACGACGGAAGATAG
- a CDS encoding phasin family protein, translated as MDVEDQFRRMVDLGIGLITYSSEKIAEAARQWAEEKRMTPQQTKEFVQELVERGEKERAEFQNSVQESVQRALTRLGIREDQEVLRAEIRQLRAMVERLDARVAELESRLGASSEPQA; from the coding sequence ATGGACGTGGAAGATCAGTTTCGCCGGATGGTGGACCTGGGCATTGGGCTCATCACGTACAGCAGCGAGAAAATCGCGGAGGCTGCGCGGCAGTGGGCAGAAGAGAAGCGCATGACGCCTCAGCAGACGAAGGAATTCGTCCAAGAACTCGTGGAGCGCGGCGAGAAGGAGCGGGCCGAGTTTCAGAACTCGGTTCAGGAGAGCGTGCAGCGGGCGCTGACCAGGCTCGGCATCCGCGAGGACCAGGAAGTGTTGCGCGCGGAAATTCGGCAGCTGCGCGCGATGGTGGAGCGCCTGGATGCGCGTGTGGCGGAACTCGAGTCGCGGCTTGGCGCCTCGAGCGAACCCCAGGCCTGA
- a CDS encoding ABC1 kinase family protein has product MVGGHMLGRRVRHLSRYKDIAQILVANGFGWFIDEIGLLDLLSLPRRVFSGRADRESLSTYERVRVVLEKLGPTFIKLGQIASLRADVFPPELIEQLAKLQDDVPPVAFADVRRIVEEELGQPLGEVFRAFDEEPVGSASIGQVHRAELISGEEVAVKVQRPDIRRKIEIDLDILMDLARLAERHFEWAAYYELTGVVEEFRHTLLNELNYTVEAHNADRLRRVHEGDAQVRIPEIYWEFTTARVLTMEYVRGIKLQHRDELVRAGYPTDEIARRVTRAVLTQMLVHGVFHADPHPGNLAVLPDHSILFMDFGMVGRLSAEMKQHLAALVIALMRRDTRAIVRVLNRMGVVPPDIDEHRLYRDVDHLREKYYEIPLTQVSLGEAVSELFAVAYRHRVRIPADLALVGKALVTIEGVVEGLDPSFRILNIAEPFGRALLKERVRPRRFAAYLARGAVEGLELLSDVPRHVIEILRHWRQGKIRIELEMAELDMLTRQLVRIGNRLSFSITLLAFSIFMTGLLIATVLKRSPAGLWSFPTTEVGVAVGLFLLFLLILSIWRSNK; this is encoded by the coding sequence ATGGTCGGAGGACACATGCTCGGCAGACGGGTGCGCCATCTGTCTCGATACAAAGACATTGCGCAGATCTTGGTCGCGAATGGCTTCGGCTGGTTTATCGACGAGATCGGCCTGTTGGACCTTCTGTCGCTGCCTCGCCGCGTCTTTTCGGGGCGCGCAGATCGGGAATCGCTTTCGACCTACGAGCGCGTCCGGGTGGTGCTCGAGAAGCTCGGGCCGACGTTCATCAAGTTGGGTCAGATCGCGAGCCTGCGCGCGGACGTGTTTCCTCCGGAGCTCATCGAGCAGCTTGCCAAGCTTCAGGACGACGTGCCTCCCGTGGCGTTTGCGGACGTGCGGAGAATTGTGGAAGAGGAGCTTGGCCAGCCGCTCGGAGAGGTCTTTCGAGCGTTCGACGAGGAGCCGGTCGGATCGGCGTCCATCGGGCAGGTGCACCGGGCGGAGCTCATCAGTGGCGAAGAGGTGGCGGTCAAGGTTCAGCGCCCTGACATCCGCCGAAAGATCGAGATCGATCTCGACATCCTCATGGACCTCGCGCGGTTGGCGGAGCGCCACTTCGAATGGGCCGCGTACTATGAGCTGACAGGCGTCGTCGAGGAGTTCCGCCACACGCTGCTCAATGAGCTCAACTACACGGTCGAGGCCCACAACGCGGATCGGCTGCGGCGCGTGCACGAGGGGGATGCGCAAGTCCGCATCCCGGAGATCTACTGGGAATTCACCACGGCGCGCGTGCTCACCATGGAGTATGTGCGGGGCATCAAGCTCCAACATCGCGACGAGCTCGTCAGGGCGGGATATCCCACGGACGAGATCGCCCGGCGGGTGACGCGCGCCGTGTTGACGCAGATGCTGGTGCACGGCGTATTCCACGCGGATCCGCACCCAGGTAACCTGGCGGTGCTCCCGGACCACAGCATCCTGTTCATGGACTTCGGCATGGTGGGCAGGCTGTCGGCGGAGATGAAGCAGCACCTCGCCGCTCTGGTGATCGCGCTGATGCGCCGGGATACCCGTGCCATTGTGCGCGTGTTGAACCGAATGGGCGTGGTGCCGCCCGACATCGATGAACACCGGCTCTACCGCGACGTGGATCACCTGCGCGAGAAGTATTACGAAATCCCGCTCACGCAGGTGAGCCTGGGGGAGGCGGTGAGCGAATTGTTTGCCGTCGCGTACCGCCATCGCGTCCGCATACCGGCCGATCTCGCCCTCGTCGGCAAAGCGCTCGTGACCATTGAGGGCGTCGTGGAAGGGCTTGACCCTTCCTTTCGTATCCTCAACATCGCGGAGCCGTTCGGCCGGGCTCTGTTAAAGGAGCGCGTGCGGCCGCGGCGATTTGCCGCCTATCTCGCCCGCGGCGCCGTCGAAGGGCTGGAGCTCTTGAGCGATGTACCGCGCCACGTCATCGAAATTTTGCGCCACTGGCGACAAGGGAAAATTCGCATCGAGCTCGAAATGGCTGAGTTGGACATGCTGACCCGCCAGCTGGTCCGCATCGGGAACCGGCTGTCGTTCAGCATCACGCTGCTCGCGTTCAGCATCTTCATGACCGGGCTTTTAATTGCCACGGTGCTGAAGCGGTCGCCGGCGGGTCTCTGGTCGTTTCCCACGACCGAAGTCGGCGTCGCGGTTGGCTTGTTCCTGCTCTTTTTGCTGATCCTTTCGATATGGCGTTCAAACAAGTGA
- a CDS encoding PhzF family phenazine biosynthesis protein, whose amino-acid sequence MREIEVFQVDAFTEEPFTGNPAGVVIDGGELPRDLRQRIAREMNCSETAFVVQYERDRFRFQYHTPEAEVDLCGHATIAALHLLRERQDIIGDIVVETRAGLLPMRIDEKGPVWMRQAEPKFRDVPDDARRALLAALAMEEGDLADELPFALASTGIWQVMVPIKSRDRLFALAPDQLRLREVSRSLGAICVHVYALDPAEAPAVAVARDFAPAVGVAEDPHTGTAAGALASLLVDRGIVAAERELAFEQGANLGRPGLILARVEAGPPMRTWVGGHAVTMLRGEMRVAK is encoded by the coding sequence GTGCGAGAAATCGAAGTGTTTCAGGTGGATGCGTTCACGGAGGAGCCGTTTACGGGCAACCCTGCCGGTGTCGTGATCGACGGGGGAGAGCTGCCTCGCGATCTCCGACAGCGCATCGCGCGCGAGATGAACTGCTCCGAGACGGCGTTTGTGGTCCAGTACGAGCGGGATCGGTTTCGCTTCCAGTACCACACGCCGGAGGCGGAGGTGGATCTCTGCGGACACGCGACCATCGCCGCGCTCCACCTGCTGCGCGAGCGCCAAGATATTATCGGCGACATCGTGGTTGAGACGCGCGCCGGACTTCTGCCCATGCGCATCGATGAAAAGGGGCCGGTGTGGATGCGCCAGGCCGAGCCCAAGTTTCGCGACGTCCCGGATGACGCGCGCCGCGCGCTGCTCGCCGCGCTCGCCATGGAAGAGGGCGATCTCGCCGATGAACTGCCGTTCGCACTCGCCTCGACGGGGATTTGGCAGGTGATGGTGCCCATCAAAAGCCGCGATCGCCTGTTTGCCCTGGCGCCCGATCAGCTGCGCCTCCGGGAGGTGTCCCGCAGTCTCGGGGCCATCTGCGTGCATGTGTACGCGCTCGATCCGGCCGAGGCGCCGGCGGTCGCGGTGGCGCGCGACTTCGCTCCGGCGGTCGGCGTGGCGGAAGATCCACACACAGGGACGGCGGCGGGCGCCCTCGCCTCGCTTTTGGTCGATCGCGGCATCGTCGCGGCGGAGCGGGAGCTCGCCTTTGAGCAGGGCGCCAACCTGGGGCGCCCGGGCCTCATCTTGGCGCGCGTGGAAGCGGGGCCGCCGATGCGCACGTGGGTGGGCGGGCACGCCGTGACCATGCTGCGCGGCGAAATGCGCGTCGCAAAGTAG
- a CDS encoding alpha/beta hydrolase family protein translates to MQRAVELEVEGLVLRGMEHVPEGADREPVPAAILFHGFTGTHIEPHQLFVKLSRALEAEGVAAFRFDFAGSGDSDGEFHEMTASSEIRDAKAILDWVRRDPRIDPRRVSLVGLSMGGYVASIVAGDEPDKVDRLVLWAPAGNMADIADKQAEALGAAADSDVVDLGGNLVGRKLYEDLKQIDPFERAKPFQGKVLILHGMEDEAVPYEVSIKYQNEVYGERARLHLIEEADHTFNNRHWEAEVIRETVRFLTDVDRGQ, encoded by the coding sequence ATGCAGAGAGCCGTCGAGCTCGAGGTGGAGGGCCTCGTTCTGCGCGGCATGGAACACGTGCCAGAGGGCGCGGACCGCGAGCCTGTGCCCGCAGCGATTCTGTTTCACGGATTTACCGGCACCCACATCGAGCCGCATCAGCTGTTTGTGAAGCTCAGTCGCGCACTCGAGGCCGAAGGCGTGGCCGCGTTTCGCTTCGATTTCGCCGGGAGCGGCGATTCGGACGGCGAATTTCACGAGATGACCGCATCGTCCGAAATTCGCGATGCGAAAGCCATCCTCGATTGGGTCAGGCGTGATCCCCGCATCGATCCGCGGCGGGTAAGCCTCGTTGGGCTGAGCATGGGGGGCTATGTCGCCTCCATCGTGGCCGGCGACGAACCCGACAAGGTGGATCGCCTGGTGCTTTGGGCGCCTGCTGGCAACATGGCCGACATCGCGGACAAGCAGGCGGAGGCGCTCGGCGCCGCGGCCGACTCGGATGTGGTCGATCTCGGCGGCAATCTGGTGGGACGCAAGCTGTACGAGGACCTCAAGCAGATCGACCCGTTCGAGCGCGCCAAGCCCTTCCAAGGCAAGGTGCTCATCCTCCACGGGATGGAGGACGAAGCCGTCCCGTACGAGGTGTCCATCAAGTATCAGAACGAGGTCTACGGGGAACGAGCCCGGCTTCACCTGATTGAGGAAGCCGATCACACGTTCAACAACCGGCACTGGGAGGCCGAGGTCATTCGCGAAACCGTTCGCTTTTTGACAGACGTGGACCGAGGTCAGTGA
- the proC gene encoding pyrroline-5-carboxylate reductase gives MERLFILGAGSMAESFIKGIVEEGVIDPREIFVCNRSRRERLLELSEWYGITPAASVERAGDADLIIVAVKPYDMMDALRQLRPYLSEQILLSFAAGIPIDAIRRATGGHPYIIRTMPNVPVAVMQGAIALSAPPTVPRDKLRRIVEMLAGLGQVVEIDEALMDAATAFSGSGPGFISYLLEAMEQAAVELGFEPALARRLLVQTVIGTAHVLREWDLSPSELRRRVTSPNGTTHAGVEVMRSRGVYEAIVDAVRRAAIRAEEMGREYTREA, from the coding sequence TTGGAACGGCTGTTCATACTCGGCGCCGGTTCAATGGCCGAGTCGTTTATCAAAGGGATTGTGGAAGAGGGCGTGATCGACCCGCGGGAGATCTTCGTGTGCAACCGGTCGCGCCGCGAGCGCTTGTTGGAATTGAGTGAATGGTATGGCATCACGCCTGCTGCATCCGTCGAGCGGGCGGGGGATGCCGACCTCATTATCGTCGCGGTGAAGCCGTACGACATGATGGACGCCTTGCGACAGCTGCGGCCCTACCTGTCGGAGCAAATCCTGCTGTCGTTTGCCGCTGGGATTCCCATCGACGCGATTCGCCGCGCCACGGGCGGCCATCCGTATATCATCCGCACGATGCCGAACGTGCCCGTGGCCGTGATGCAGGGGGCCATCGCGTTGTCCGCTCCCCCGACCGTGCCCAGGGACAAGCTCCGCAGGATTGTGGAGATGCTCGCGGGGCTCGGCCAGGTCGTCGAGATCGACGAGGCGCTGATGGATGCCGCCACCGCGTTTTCGGGCAGCGGCCCCGGCTTCATCAGCTATCTGCTGGAGGCGATGGAGCAGGCGGCGGTCGAACTCGGCTTCGAGCCGGCGCTCGCCCGGCGACTCTTGGTGCAGACGGTCATCGGCACCGCGCACGTCCTGCGCGAGTGGGATTTGAGCCCGAGCGAGCTGCGCCGGCGCGTGACCTCGCCCAATGGCACCACGCACGCGGGCGTGGAGGTCATGCGCTCGCGCGGCGTGTACGAGGCCATCGTCGACGCCGTGCGGCGCGCGGCCATCCGGGCGGAGGAGATGGGGCGGGAGTACACGCGCGAGGCCTGA
- a CDS encoding MogA/MoaB family molybdenum cofactor biosynthesis protein — protein MDMPMRTAAVITVSDSASRGARHDESGPLLASLLREAGFDVRHAVVLPDDRARIAARLRALALEGVHLVATTGGTGLGPRDVTPEATRDVIEREIPGIGEAMRASAWPAKPQAMLSRQTAGIRGQTLIINFPGSPRAVEEGFRVIAPILPHALDLVAGITEHRRD, from the coding sequence ATGGATATGCCCATGCGCACCGCCGCCGTCATCACCGTGAGCGATTCCGCCAGCCGCGGCGCGCGCCACGACGAGAGCGGCCCGCTTCTCGCGTCGTTGCTTCGCGAGGCCGGCTTCGACGTCCGCCACGCCGTCGTGCTCCCGGACGATCGCGCCCGCATCGCCGCCCGCTTGCGCGCGCTGGCGCTCGAAGGCGTGCACCTCGTCGCCACCACGGGCGGGACAGGGCTCGGCCCGCGCGACGTGACGCCCGAGGCGACCCGGGACGTGATCGAGCGCGAAATCCCAGGGATCGGCGAGGCGATGCGGGCCTCGGCTTGGCCCGCGAAGCCTCAGGCCATGCTCTCGCGCCAGACGGCCGGGATCCGCGGCCAGACGCTCATCATCAACTTTCCCGGCAGCCCGCGCGCCGTGGAAGAAGGCTTCCGCGTCATCGCGCCCATTCTCCCGCACGCGCTGGATTTGGTGGCCGGCATCACCGAGCACCGGCGCGACTGA